In the Deltaproteobacteria bacterium genome, one interval contains:
- a CDS encoding 4-hydroxybutyrate--acetyl-CoA CoA transferase: MYSDLYARKRTTAEQAVADIGDSSTIVHGMACGEPPALLGAIATRLRAGDLRNVNIYTLLPGQYALKSYLAIDLSDCVNACTWFVSPADRNMVRVGLNHFVPNLFHQIPRFISELMNIDVALTTVSPMDKNGFFTFGAINDYISTAARCCRKLIVEVNPRMPRVFGDSLLHISEVDALVENEVPLLEVSPTQPKPEAAVIGKIVAAEVPDGATIQVGFGGIPNAVCEYLRDRKDLGIHSELLCPGIAELIKKGAATGRRKSFHPRKHLFTNALGDRELYDFIDDNPSCESYPVSYINDPLNIARQDTFISVNATIEVDLLGQCNSESIGGMQYSGTGGQLDFVRGAFNSKGGKSIIAFYSTAHDGEISRIVPRLESGAVVTVPRMDTHYLATEYGIVNLKGKSVRERALAVISLAHPKFKDRLLREAENMYLV, from the coding sequence ATGTACAGCGATCTATATGCAAGGAAAAGGACAACGGCTGAACAGGCAGTGGCCGACATAGGGGATTCCAGCACGATTGTCCATGGAATGGCCTGCGGTGAGCCGCCTGCGCTACTGGGGGCCATCGCGACCCGACTGCGGGCCGGTGATCTCAGAAATGTCAATATTTACACTCTCCTGCCCGGTCAGTACGCCTTGAAGAGCTACCTGGCTATCGATCTGAGTGACTGCGTTAACGCCTGCACGTGGTTTGTCTCGCCTGCTGACCGCAACATGGTCCGAGTCGGTCTGAACCATTTCGTGCCCAATCTGTTCCATCAAATACCCCGGTTCATCAGCGAATTGATGAACATTGATGTGGCGCTGACCACTGTTTCGCCGATGGACAAGAACGGTTTTTTTACGTTTGGCGCCATAAACGACTACATCTCCACTGCTGCCCGTTGTTGCAGAAAGCTCATCGTGGAGGTGAATCCACGGATGCCTCGTGTTTTCGGAGACTCCTTGCTCCATATCTCGGAGGTGGACGCGCTGGTTGAAAATGAGGTGCCGCTCTTGGAGGTTAGCCCGACTCAGCCGAAGCCGGAGGCGGCCGTCATTGGAAAGATCGTAGCGGCCGAAGTGCCTGACGGGGCTACAATCCAGGTGGGCTTCGGGGGGATTCCGAATGCGGTGTGCGAGTACCTGAGGGATCGGAAGGATCTGGGAATTCACAGTGAGCTTCTATGCCCGGGCATCGCCGAGCTGATTAAGAAAGGGGCGGCGACGGGCCGCAGAAAAAGCTTTCATCCCAGGAAGCACCTGTTCACCAACGCCCTGGGGGATCGCGAACTCTATGATTTCATTGATGACAATCCGAGCTGCGAGAGTTATCCTGTATCTTACATCAACGACCCGCTGAACATCGCGAGGCAGGACACCTTCATCTCTGTTAACGCGACCATAGAGGTGGACCTTCTTGGACAGTGCAATTCGGAGAGCATCGGCGGGATGCAGTATTCAGGTACGGGGGGCCAGCTTGACTTCGTGCGCGGCGCCTTCAATTCAAAGGGAGGCAAATCAATCATAGCATTCTACTCGACCGCCCACGATGGTGAAATTTCCCGGATTGTCCCGCGTCTCGAATCAGGGGCCGTGGTTACGGTTCCGCGCATGGATACGCATTATCTCGCCACCGAATACGGGATTGTTAATCTTAAGGGTAAGTCCGTCAGAGAGAGGGCGTTGGCGGTGATCAGCCTTGCACACCCCAAATTCAAGGACCGCCTCCTGCGGGAAGCCGAGAACATGTATCTTGTCTGA
- a CDS encoding methylmalonyl-CoA mutase, translated as MAILFNDNAIKEITRQKSQWREQVDESEDNAEKVFETLSGLPVEPIYTPADTAHMDYLNDLGFPGQAPYVRGVHPTMYRGRTWTLRQLAGFGPPEETNKRYRFLLREGATGINGVFDYPTLRGFDSTDPFARADVGRGGVAIDTLEDMRILFDGISIDKISSSLVTCQPICNITVQSMYFANAQMRNIPLDKLTGTSQNDFLMETAITISPELLPPKVSFKLSCDAIEYCTKYVPRWNPISFAGYNYREAGCSAPQEVAFVIANAIACSEELIRRGLSIDSFAPRLSFFLSAHNDFFEEVAKYRAARRIWFHIMKERFGAKNPRSLTLRFHVQTAGVALTAQQPLNNIARAAYHALSAVLGGAQSIHIDGYDEALCTPTELSSLTALRTNQILQLETRVTNTIDPLGGSYFVETLTNKMEEQTLSLLGKIDEMGGIVNATETGWIHQEISNSAYKYQQAIESGDMKIVGINCYCMEDERLPVELFESPETLNIQEQKLVKIKSERNKPGVTEALDDITRCCEEDRNLMEVIVNSVKAKVTQGEISNTLKKFYGTWNSPIF; from the coding sequence ATGGCAATATTGTTTAATGATAATGCAATTAAAGAGATAACCCGGCAGAAAAGTCAATGGCGAGAACAGGTTGACGAAAGCGAAGATAACGCCGAAAAGGTTTTTGAGACGCTTTCAGGCCTTCCCGTTGAGCCTATATACACCCCCGCAGACACAGCCCATATGGACTATCTTAATGATTTAGGGTTTCCCGGACAGGCGCCTTATGTTCGGGGTGTTCACCCGACCATGTACCGGGGACGGACCTGGACCTTGAGACAATTGGCGGGATTTGGTCCTCCTGAAGAGACAAATAAAAGGTACAGGTTCCTTCTCAGGGAAGGGGCGACCGGCATAAACGGTGTTTTTGATTACCCTACCCTCCGAGGATTTGATTCCACAGATCCTTTTGCCCGAGCCGATGTGGGGCGAGGTGGGGTAGCCATTGACACACTCGAGGATATGCGTATCCTTTTTGATGGCATATCCATAGATAAAATCAGCAGTTCTTTGGTTACCTGTCAACCCATCTGCAATATCACTGTTCAGTCAATGTATTTCGCAAATGCGCAGATGCGGAATATCCCACTTGATAAACTGACCGGCACTAGCCAAAACGACTTTTTGATGGAGACGGCCATTACCATCTCACCCGAGCTCTTGCCCCCGAAGGTCTCTTTCAAACTGAGCTGTGATGCCATTGAGTATTGCACCAAGTACGTTCCTCGGTGGAATCCCATAAGCTTTGCCGGCTATAACTATCGAGAAGCCGGATGCTCAGCACCCCAGGAAGTTGCTTTTGTCATTGCCAATGCAATCGCCTGCTCCGAGGAATTGATCCGAAGAGGCCTCTCAATAGACAGCTTTGCGCCCAGGCTAAGCTTTTTCCTCTCTGCACACAATGATTTTTTTGAGGAGGTTGCCAAGTATCGTGCTGCCAGACGAATTTGGTTTCACATAATGAAGGAGCGTTTCGGCGCAAAAAATCCTCGATCCTTGACCTTGCGGTTTCACGTCCAGACTGCAGGCGTCGCTTTAACTGCTCAACAGCCTCTGAATAATATTGCGAGGGCCGCCTACCATGCTTTGTCGGCGGTATTGGGTGGCGCTCAGTCGATTCACATCGATGGATATGATGAAGCCCTGTGCACACCAACCGAGCTTTCGTCCCTAACAGCCCTGAGAACGAACCAAATCCTGCAATTGGAGACAAGAGTCACGAACACAATCGATCCATTAGGTGGATCGTACTTTGTAGAGACCCTAACCAACAAAATGGAGGAGCAGACGCTCAGTCTACTTGGCAAAATTGATGAAATGGGAGGAATAGTCAATGCAACCGAGACTGGCTGGATACATCAAGAAATTTCCAATTCAGCATATAAATACCAACAGGCAATTGAGTCAGGCGACATGAAAATCGTCGGGATCAATTGTTACTGTATGGAAGATGAAAGGCTTCCTGTAGAGCTTTTTGAAAGTCCGGAAACTCTAAACATCCAGGAACAAAAGCTTGTGAAAATTAAGAGTGAGCGAAACAAGCCAGGTGTGACAGAGGCCCTTGATGATATAACGCGATGCTGTGAGGAAGACAGGAATCTCATGGAGGTCATTGTAAATTCAGTAAAAGCCAAGGTTACACAAGGTGAAATTTCAAATACCCTCAAGAAATTTTACGGCACCTGGAATTCTCCCATTTTCTAA
- a CDS encoding cobalamin B12-binding domain-containing protein translates to MKRNLRVVIARLGMDAHWRGSIVVARALRDAGMEVIYLGNQLPETIVDAAMQEAADIIGLSTLSGNHMALAPEVIRLLREKGMSGTPVIIGGTIPPDHIPKLKEAGISEVFGPGTPLKKIIDFAFSCN, encoded by the coding sequence ATGAAAAGAAATCTCAGGGTAGTCATCGCACGCCTTGGAATGGATGCGCACTGGCGAGGGAGTATTGTTGTGGCGCGTGCCCTTCGCGATGCAGGAATGGAAGTTATTTATTTGGGTAATCAATTGCCTGAAACCATAGTTGACGCAGCTATGCAAGAAGCCGCTGATATTATTGGCTTAAGCACCCTTTCCGGTAATCATATGGCATTGGCTCCAGAGGTGATCAGGCTTCTCAGAGAAAAGGGCATGTCCGGCACTCCGGTAATTATTGGGGGCACCATACCTCCCGACCACATCCCTAAGCTCAAAGAGGCCGGTATCTCAGAGGTGTTCGGCCCCGGTACGCCGCTTAAAAAAATAATCGACTTTGCTTTTAGCTGTAATTGA
- a CDS encoding Xaa-Pro peptidase family protein, with amino-acid sequence MKTEQHWSLLRINKLQESILAAGIDAVFLTYSRSTLYYAGTTQPSALIILPDAYFLLVFRGLDIVLEETFLDIDRIHSSSSYEDAKEMLKSYSITKGSLGMELDILPALQYLKFERLFQDFEIVDISHLILKQRQIKDANEIEYIKNACKILHRGHVKLMEVLIEGTTELDLSAEIEDAQRRAGHEGLYFMRPVDFFMGRGPLASGGNLSKIAGKIQSVSGVGLSSSIPMGASKKTIKKAEMIVVDIPTHYRGYHADQSRTYVLGTPPQICKTMYSAIKEIADRILEKLMPGIRCDALYEMAMSIAHDLGMGNCFMCLGSDSKRVPFIGHGVGLELNEPPLIGSDNQQVLEEGMVIALELEMSASIGEVVKLEDTILIAADGVEVLTISPRQLHQI; translated from the coding sequence ATGAAGACCGAGCAACATTGGTCCCTATTGAGAATAAATAAACTTCAAGAATCAATTTTGGCCGCTGGTATAGATGCTGTTTTTCTTACCTATTCGAGATCCACCCTCTACTATGCAGGCACAACGCAACCATCAGCGCTTATTATCCTGCCCGATGCTTATTTTCTGCTTGTCTTCAGAGGCCTTGATATTGTTTTGGAAGAGACATTCCTTGATATAGACAGAATCCATTCGAGCAGCAGCTACGAAGACGCTAAAGAAATGCTGAAAAGCTACTCAATCACAAAAGGTTCTTTGGGTATGGAGCTGGATATACTTCCCGCGCTTCAATACCTTAAATTTGAACGGCTATTCCAAGACTTCGAAATTGTGGACATATCCCATCTTATCTTAAAACAGCGCCAAATCAAAGACGCTAATGAGATCGAATACATTAAGAATGCATGCAAAATCCTTCATCGTGGTCATGTAAAACTTATGGAGGTACTTATAGAAGGGACAACCGAACTGGACTTGTCTGCAGAAATCGAAGATGCTCAGAGAAGGGCGGGGCATGAAGGCTTGTATTTTATGAGGCCTGTTGATTTTTTTATGGGCCGTGGGCCCCTTGCGTCTGGAGGCAATCTGTCAAAGATCGCAGGCAAGATTCAATCAGTCTCCGGCGTGGGATTAAGCTCATCCATTCCAATGGGCGCCTCGAAAAAGACTATTAAAAAAGCTGAAATGATCGTGGTCGACATTCCCACGCACTATCGCGGCTATCATGCTGATCAAAGTCGAACTTATGTTTTGGGAACACCTCCGCAAATTTGCAAAACCATGTATAGTGCAATTAAGGAAATTGCCGACCGGATTTTAGAGAAGCTGATGCCCGGAATTAGATGTGACGCTTTATATGAGATGGCCATGTCTATTGCTCACGATCTTGGAATGGGCAATTGTTTCATGTGCTTAGGAAGTGACTCAAAAAGGGTTCCTTTTATCGGGCACGGCGTAGGTCTCGAACTCAATGAACCCCCTTTGATTGGTAGCGATAATCAACAGGTTCTTGAAGAGGGCATGGTCATAGCCCTTGAACTTGAAATGAGTGCATCTATTGGCGAAGTGGTTAAGCTCGAGGATACCATCTTGATTGCAGCTGACGGCGTGGAAGTTTTGACCATATCGCCAAGGCAGCTTCACCAGATATGA
- a CDS encoding ABC transporter ATP-binding protein, which produces MLSVNNIEVIYKDVILVLKGMSLAVNEGQIVTILGNNGAGKTTTLKAISGILKTENGEVTDGTIEFYGDRIDKQPAESIVRRGIFQVMEGRRVVEDMTVEENLFAGAHTQKNRKNRKTDIQMVYDYFPALVPRKKILAGYISGGEQQMLVVGRAMMSRPKLLLLDEPSMGLSPLLVSEIFKIIQKINKEQKTSILLVEQNARLALSIASHGYVMENGRVVLDDTVEKLLENEDVKEFYLGFSEVGVKKSYRDVKHYKRRKRWLT; this is translated from the coding sequence ATACTGAGTGTCAACAATATAGAGGTTATCTATAAGGACGTTATTCTTGTTTTAAAAGGCATGTCCTTGGCAGTAAATGAAGGCCAAATTGTGACCATACTGGGCAATAATGGGGCCGGAAAGACCACTACATTGAAGGCGATCTCAGGCATCCTGAAGACTGAGAATGGTGAAGTGACTGATGGCACAATTGAATTCTATGGCGACCGAATAGATAAACAACCTGCGGAATCAATCGTTCGCAGGGGTATATTCCAGGTAATGGAGGGGAGACGCGTTGTAGAAGACATGACTGTCGAAGAGAACCTTTTTGCCGGAGCTCATACTCAGAAAAATAGAAAGAATAGAAAAACGGACATACAGATGGTTTATGACTATTTCCCTGCTCTGGTCCCCAGGAAGAAAATATTAGCAGGCTATATCAGTGGAGGGGAACAACAAATGCTTGTGGTTGGCAGGGCGATGATGTCTCGGCCAAAATTACTGTTACTCGATGAGCCATCAATGGGACTGAGTCCACTTCTTGTATCGGAGATTTTCAAAATTATCCAGAAAATCAATAAGGAACAAAAAACCTCCATTCTCTTGGTGGAGCAAAATGCCAGATTGGCTTTGTCCATTGCTTCTCACGGGTACGTTATGGAAAATGGCCGCGTAGTGCTGGATGATACGGTTGAAAAGCTATTAGAGAATGAGGATGTAAAGGAATTCTATCTCGGTTTTAGTGAGGTTGGTGTAAAAAAAAGCTATCGAGATGTCAAGCACTACAAAAGAAGGAAACGATGGCTAACCTGA
- a CDS encoding branched-chain amino acid ABC transporter permease, whose translation MAFFSQLIVTGLVLGSVYSLVALGFVLIYKSTSVLNFAQGELLMFGAYICLVLTVQFHIPFIWSFLLTLVFSFVLGLLMERALLRPMLGESIISIIMITIALSTLMRSLIQIVWGTQTKVFPSIFSDKPIYIFGLFVAEVHLYSLGIAMICVAMFGLFFKFSSAGLAMRVTAFNQQVAQTMGINIKRIFALAWAISAVVSSIGGIILGNINGINNALAIMGLKVFPCVILGGLDSILGAIVGSLIMGILENIAGGYLDPILGGGVKEVAPFVFLVIILMIRPYGLFGKKLVERL comes from the coding sequence ATGGCCTTTTTTTCTCAGTTGATCGTAACCGGATTGGTTCTAGGAAGCGTCTATTCATTAGTTGCCTTAGGATTTGTTCTTATTTACAAATCAACCAGTGTTCTAAACTTTGCTCAGGGCGAACTGTTGATGTTTGGAGCCTATATATGTCTGGTACTAACAGTCCAATTCCATATCCCGTTTATCTGGTCCTTCTTGTTGACCCTGGTTTTTTCATTCGTTTTAGGTCTTTTGATGGAAAGGGCTCTGCTCCGTCCGATGCTCGGTGAATCCATTATTTCGATCATCATGATAACTATTGCCCTCTCTACGTTGATGAGGAGCTTGATTCAAATTGTTTGGGGTACACAAACTAAAGTCTTCCCTTCAATTTTTTCGGACAAACCCATATATATTTTCGGACTGTTCGTAGCAGAGGTACATCTTTACAGCCTAGGTATCGCAATGATCTGCGTAGCGATGTTTGGACTGTTTTTTAAATTTAGTTCCGCAGGCCTGGCAATGCGTGTCACAGCTTTCAACCAGCAGGTAGCGCAGACAATGGGAATAAACATCAAGAGAATTTTTGCGCTGGCATGGGCAATCTCTGCCGTTGTTTCTTCAATCGGCGGCATCATTCTTGGCAATATTAACGGTATAAACAATGCGTTGGCCATAATGGGTCTCAAGGTTTTTCCCTGCGTAATTCTGGGAGGCCTGGATAGCATTCTTGGCGCGATTGTTGGCAGCCTAATAATGGGTATACTTGAAAATATTGCTGGAGGCTATCTGGACCCTATACTCGGAGGAGGTGTAAAGGAGGTGGCGCCTTTTGTATTTCTGGTAATAATTCTGATGATCAGGCCTTACGGCCTATTTGGAAAAAAACTCGTAGAAAGGCTATAG
- a CDS encoding branched-chain amino acid ABC transporter permease: MPCGLFHTRYRTDERIFKTLWVRSWVAALSLAVLLLPLFVTSYILYVCNTIFIFIVGAIGLNILTGFTGQISIGHGAFVAIGAYSSAIIATKLNLPFWIALPVGGLTAVLVGILFGLPSLRVKGLYLAIATLAAQFITDYTIVHWESMTNGITGMYVPSPHLFGFTFDSDGKFFYLLLAFAVAAVMTGRNLFRTKIGRALIAVRDRDIAANLIGISLFKYKLLAFSLSSFYAGIAGSLWGYYTNIITPEHFTIVLSIDYLAMIIIGGLGSILGTVFGVIFMTLLPELLTTASILLKDTFGQVTTLLSAIKGLVFALAIILFLLFEPEGLAEIWRRVKVYWKLWPFSY, encoded by the coding sequence ATGCCTTGTGGATTGTTTCATACCCGGTATAGAACAGATGAACGTATCTTTAAAACCCTCTGGGTAAGATCCTGGGTAGCAGCCCTAAGCTTGGCCGTCCTGTTACTCCCCCTTTTTGTTACGAGTTACATCCTTTATGTATGCAACACGATATTTATCTTCATTGTTGGGGCTATCGGACTCAACATCTTAACGGGTTTTACTGGCCAGATTTCCATAGGTCACGGCGCATTTGTCGCCATAGGGGCCTATAGCTCGGCGATCATAGCAACCAAGCTTAATTTGCCTTTCTGGATCGCATTGCCTGTAGGTGGATTAACAGCTGTCTTGGTTGGCATACTTTTTGGCCTACCTTCTTTAAGAGTCAAGGGGCTCTACCTGGCCATTGCTACATTGGCCGCACAGTTCATCACGGACTATACAATAGTTCACTGGGAAAGCATGACCAACGGTATCACAGGCATGTATGTGCCGAGTCCCCATTTGTTTGGATTTACATTCGACAGTGACGGCAAATTTTTCTATCTTCTTCTGGCTTTTGCCGTTGCTGCCGTCATGACTGGAAGAAACCTGTTCAGGACAAAGATCGGCAGGGCACTGATTGCTGTGAGGGACAGAGACATTGCAGCCAATCTCATTGGGATAAGTTTGTTCAAATATAAGCTTTTAGCTTTCTCTTTGAGTTCTTTTTATGCCGGTATTGCAGGCAGTTTATGGGGCTATTATACGAATATTATTACGCCTGAGCACTTCACTATCGTATTATCAATCGATTATCTGGCCATGATCATCATAGGCGGCCTGGGAAGTATTTTGGGAACGGTTTTTGGAGTTATTTTTATGACCCTACTTCCTGAATTACTAACGACAGCAAGTATTTTACTTAAGGATACATTTGGTCAAGTGACAACGTTGCTTTCCGCAATAAAGGGTTTGGTTTTTGCACTTGCCATTATTCTGTTTTTGCTTTTTGAGCCTGAGGGTCTTGCGGAAATATGGAGGAGGGTTAAGGTGTACTGGAAACTGTGGCCGTTTTCCTACTAA
- a CDS encoding ABC transporter substrate-binding protein — translation MGKNRIFAFILVTLVIGFTVILFTATSSIAKEKIKIGGIVDLTGPTNDIGVPYAEGVSDYFDKVNKGGGINGRMIDYYAIDFQYKLPQAMAAYKRLVSQQGVIAVVGWGTGDCKARIPLVNRDKVVQVTTFSLDQTEPHTDYNFCHLISYTHQVIGMLQYAKDHPKEEGRKVRVALVYSDAEYGRAPVRNIESRGVIEKIGVEIVDKEIISQTATEAVSQCLKLQQTKPDYTIVILTPKPAAVFLKDAKKAGLDTTFMGFSFLGDYSLLKLLGDAGEGLIVAAPSSYGHEKDIPGIQKIWEYNQKYHPDRKVIELQYVYGWLYGMLIEEALKKAGDNITGEGLKNALETITNFNSEGIAPPITFNSKNHRGSYMFKLSRANPEKGTFESFTDWIEVKE, via the coding sequence ATGGGAAAGAACAGAATTTTTGCATTTATTCTCGTTACATTAGTTATTGGCTTCACTGTGATTCTATTTACAGCAACCAGTTCCATCGCAAAGGAGAAAATCAAGATAGGAGGCATTGTAGATCTTACTGGACCAACAAATGACATAGGCGTCCCTTACGCAGAAGGAGTTTCCGATTATTTTGATAAAGTCAATAAAGGCGGAGGGATAAACGGAAGAATGATCGATTATTATGCAATTGACTTCCAATATAAACTCCCCCAGGCCATGGCGGCTTATAAGAGGCTGGTTAGCCAGCAGGGCGTCATTGCCGTTGTAGGATGGGGGACAGGAGACTGCAAGGCCAGGATCCCACTTGTAAATAGGGATAAAGTCGTTCAGGTCACTACATTTTCCCTTGATCAGACGGAACCGCATACCGATTACAATTTTTGTCATTTGATAAGCTATACCCATCAGGTAATTGGCATGCTACAGTACGCCAAAGACCATCCAAAGGAAGAGGGGCGGAAAGTTCGAGTGGCCCTTGTATATTCTGATGCGGAATATGGTAGAGCCCCGGTCAGGAATATAGAAAGCCGAGGCGTTATAGAAAAGATTGGGGTTGAAATCGTCGACAAAGAAATAATAAGCCAAACAGCTACAGAGGCTGTGTCTCAATGTTTGAAACTGCAACAGACCAAGCCCGATTATACGATTGTCATCTTAACGCCAAAGCCCGCGGCCGTTTTCTTAAAAGACGCCAAAAAGGCGGGCTTGGATACCACATTTATGGGATTTTCCTTTCTGGGTGATTACAGTCTGCTAAAATTGCTTGGCGACGCCGGAGAAGGTCTAATCGTCGCAGCTCCCTCTTCCTACGGGCACGAGAAAGACATCCCGGGGATCCAGAAGATATGGGAATACAATCAAAAGTATCACCCTGATAGAAAGGTTATCGAATTGCAGTACGTTTACGGATGGCTTTATGGCATGTTGATCGAAGAAGCTCTAAAAAAAGCCGGTGACAACATCACAGGAGAAGGGCTCAAAAACGCACTTGAAACAATAACCAATTTCAATTCAGAAGGAATCGCTCCTCCCATCACCTTCAACTCCAAGAATCATCGAGGCAGCTATATGTTCAAGCTGTCCCGGGCCAATCCCGAAAAAGGCACTTTCGAATCCTTTACCGATTGGATAGAAGTAAAAGAATAA
- a CDS encoding ABC transporter ATP-binding protein: MPSHFEGEPIVREREYQLVIDSIALSFQGVKALHDVSLKVKKGTIFSIIGPNGAGKTCVLNSINRFYKVNRGEISFEGRELTKLPSHMIAELGIARTFQGTELFHGLTVLDNIKLGAHVRLKTGVFSALSYFGKAHLEEMKLRKEVEETIVDLLEIESIRKKVVGTLPYGLQKRVELGRALAMKPKLLLLDEPMAGMNLEETEDMARFILDVNEEWGTTIVLIEHDMGVVMDVSDTICVLDFGVKIAEGNPKDIRENPKVVSAYLGEEEVSYSRLGA; the protein is encoded by the coding sequence ATGCCGTCTCACTTCGAAGGAGAGCCAATAGTGCGTGAAAGGGAATACCAGCTTGTAATTGACAGCATAGCGCTATCATTTCAAGGCGTTAAAGCCCTGCATGATGTTAGCCTCAAGGTCAAAAAGGGCACCATTTTTTCTATTATTGGACCAAATGGCGCAGGTAAAACCTGTGTGCTCAACTCCATTAATCGTTTTTATAAAGTGAATAGGGGAGAAATCTCTTTTGAGGGGCGCGAACTCACCAAACTGCCCTCCCATATGATTGCAGAACTTGGTATTGCCAGAACCTTTCAGGGAACAGAACTATTTCATGGATTGACCGTCTTGGATAATATCAAGTTGGGCGCCCATGTCCGACTCAAGACAGGTGTTTTTTCTGCGTTGTCTTACTTCGGCAAGGCTCACCTTGAAGAGATGAAACTCAGAAAGGAAGTAGAGGAAACGATCGTTGATCTTCTTGAAATCGAATCAATCAGAAAAAAGGTGGTGGGGACACTCCCATATGGTTTGCAAAAACGTGTCGAATTGGGCAGAGCCTTGGCAATGAAACCAAAATTATTGCTGCTTGATGAACCCATGGCTGGGATGAACTTGGAAGAGACTGAAGATATGGCGCGTTTCATACTTGACGTCAATGAAGAGTGGGGAACCACTATTGTTTTAATTGAGCATGATATGGGTGTGGTTATGGATGTTTCTGATACGATATGTGTCCTTGATTTTGGCGTAAAAATTGCCGAGGGGAACCCTAAAGACATCAGGGAAAATCCCAAAGTTGTCAGCGCCTATTTAGGCGAAGAAGAAGTATCCTATTCGAGGCTTGGGGCTTAA